ATCTTCCAATCAATAAATATTGCCATTTTTATTCatgtaaaataatgattttcaAACGTGACAATGAACTAAAACAGCCAGAGGCggtatatttacttatttccaTGAACGAACTCTGTcgatacctttttttttttctaaagcgTTTCCTGGTTGCAGTGAAATGACGCTCACCTGTTCGTAAATAAATCGCATTGTTTATAGAAAGGCTAATCACTTATTATTTTTGGTTCATACAACACTGTACAGaaaaaagctaaacaaaaaaaccctacttTTTATAGGAATAAATCAGGTCTTTCGGTGAGAAATAACAAGAAATAATCTATGAGTTCTCAGGTTTTCTACAAAACAAATGGTACaactggtgtgtgttttttcttatttacagATAATGATGTCATTAAAAGGTACGTGTTTATGTCCTGGCAGAAAGCAGTACTTCTCACACATGCAAATATATTAACTCTGAATTATTCATCCTTAATGTTAACATGTGTCATAAATATTCATTAGCCCACCACATTGAAACactgtattttactgtattttaagtATGAATATTCATCTCTTCATCTCAGGTGGACAAACTATCATCTTATCAGCTTGATCAAGTGAAAAGTGGAAAAAGAGGATGTGAAAGCACTTGGCCTGTGTTTTGCTTTgctgaaaaaataatatatttttttgcattttagaaacgtaaaaaatacattctgggtggcttaattttttttatctttaaattaaattttacttaattttttttaactgctggCATCACAGCATCGACTTGTGCACATGCCATGACTGTAGCATAATTTTAACACTATTACTACACAATGCTGGTAAaatgtttggaaacacctagtcttttattatttctgaaacacatgcatgttccttttgtttccaaGAATTGgtcagtgaatgactggaacaAAGTTCCATgaacagatgagtccaaatttgacatttttggctctaacagaagaacttatgtaagacggagaacaggagagaagatgttagcagacttaCATCCACAGTCAAACATAGAGGTAGAAGCGTAATGTTTTGGGGTTGGGAATGTCGTAGGTTCATATTTCAGGtgaaagaaatactgaaccaacatgctACCATGCAGTTCTTTCTTGACtgtggctaattggaaccaaatTCATTGTACAACAAAGCGATGACCTGAAGCGTAAATccaagcattatttagagagcaaacattcagctggagtgttatatattattaaaaatgcctgcccagtcactgcaccttaATCCTATTGAATGAACTGGATTGAaagatcagaaagaaatcttcAGCTAATGAAGAAAACCTTTCACAAGTTTTCCAAGAGGCAtcgcaaagtatttcagctgaatgtttggagaaacactGTTTCTGTTACTGTAAAAGACTACAttaggtgtttccacacttttgacaggcaccCTATCAGATTCAATGATCATGATTATATCATTCATCCAGAAATAACATCTCACTCtttactatttttaaataagtaGTTGTAGTAAGCATGGCAGTTTGGAATGCAGCTATATATTACCATGCTTTATTGGCTGACTAGAAACagataatttcatttattttttttctctttttcatattCTGAAACATAGGGAAAAAAATTGCCACTTTggatgtcacttttttttttttttttttttactttatttaatttaatttaatttaattttatatcacAGCATCTACAGTATCTGCGCATGTGCTAGGACATCAATTTACACGCTGGGCATTCAAATGAAGTAATTAAGTTTCGTGAGCAGCACATTGTCTTGTTAAATGTCATTAATCCTTCcgcaataaaagaaacaaaaaacagcttGTTTGGATCAGGTGTAATGCGTtactaataatattttacattttacatttaactcTAGCTGCATAACCCAAATGAAAACATACAATAGCTTTCCAAATGTCAAGAagtaatagatttttttctggttGTTAAATCTACAGTACATGTTCACTAGGTAACTATAAAtgctaaaaagataaaaagctAACATGTCACACTCAAGTCTAGAGCTAGCCACCCtggttattgattttattttgccTTTATATTCAGATTAAATTTGAAATTGAAATATAAGTCCTGATCATGCTAATGCTCCCATAATATTCTATACTAaacatttctatataataatttaatgttttaaatcgCAGAACAATTTCTACAAAATATAAGAAGTAAACatccataaataaatagagaatcAGATCTAAACCATGCTTTAACACCAATGCTGTCTACATAGACTGTCTTCTTTGTTGTAAAACTCAAAGACGGGAAGTGATGGCATTTTAAAGCATTCATAAAGTATAACTATagctacattatatggacaccagtttgcggacacctgaaaacaagattcatatgtgctttttgaacatcccatgccacatttagttcccaaattgctgttataataacctccgctcttctgggaagatgttcaccagattttggagtgtgtttgtggagatttgtgctcattcagtcagaaagtcaggtactgatgtaggaggccTGTGgcgcagtcagcatttcaaatcatcccaaaagtgtttagtagggttgagatcagagctctaaagcaggcaatttaagatcttcctctccaacccatgcaaagcttatcttcatggagctagttTTGTGCACTGGGAAAtgatcatgctggaacaggtttgggtcttctagtacaagggaaaaaaatattgtgtgcctccaacttggtTGTAAAAGTTTCATGGCTGGAAAGttaggtgtcctaatacttgtgtccatatagtgtatattagatACACTTATCAAAATGATATCATTCACATCATCACGCTCGttagaaatgtttaaatatgtactAATAGTAAGCATGGCGAATCGAGACATAGCCACGTTACCATATTAATCAGAAAAGATACTATTATTAATCCTTTGCACATACTATCATAGATTAGGGTGTGATTTGGAACACAGCCCCTGGCACCTAAAAAGGACTGATGTTGGAATTTTGTATCTCTACTGCTGTAGTGTAACTGTTTCAGATTTCATCCATTATggtataaaagcaaaaaaataaaaaataatccctGTATTGTATCACTACATCATTTTTAAACTCTGAGCATTTCAGTTCATGatcaagtgtttttttattcactgttcCTTTTTTGGTCTttgttagtttttattattcaagAGAGAATACTACAGAACTGAAGAGCTCACTGTGATACTGTAACGTTCTATACAACATGTTCAAAATCCAACAtttttagtgtaaaaaaaagtgtaaaaaaaagaatccagatTTTTTTAACGATTTATTACGATGAATGGGAAAATTATGGGTTCTGTGGGGATCTGTGAGCTaatgcacgttttttttttttctttttttttaattacgaCTGATTATTTTGGGAAAATTCTTAAGCCTTGATGATAAATGTTGTGCttctattttaaatgttggtCTGTGTAAAATCCTTTCCTTATTGGTTTCTGCCTTTTTTCGTGTAGGGAAGGATTGGTTTTGATTTTGTTTGGGTAAAGCGTTTGCTGTAGACGCTCTGTCTTTCTGCACACATCAGCATGTTGGACTCATGATCACTTTGTTATGgtacgtgtgagtgtgtgtgtgtgtgtgtatgatgtgtgtggaCTCTTTTGTTATGTCAGAGTGCACTGTTCCTTGTTCCATTTGTCCTAAGTATATgcagaataaagaataaatatgtatataactCACTGTGATGTGctctatatatatgtgtgtgtgtgtgtgtgtgtgtgtgtcccttcTTGCTTAGGTCCTTCATATCGAGATATCTAAACTGACTCTTCATCACATCCTGACACTAAAACTGACTCTTCATAATGTCCTCATACTAAACCTGACTCTTCATGACAAGTAGGCTTtactgtcatttcaaccatatacagtgaagtacacagtgaaatgaaggACCAGGACCCCAGGACCAGGGTGCTGcagcaaacaacataaattaacaaaaggaacacaaggaacacagaaatacacataaCTCTAAACTAGGGGTCTTCAACTAAAATTGCTTTATGTCTAGGAAGTGAACCCTCATCGCCAGCTGAGGTCCAGACAATTATATACCTAAAAACATGAATTGATGCTTTTTGACAGACTTAGGAAATAAATGtagacattatttttattggacacaaaaattcaattcattttttatttgtatagcaaatAAACATTGTCTTGTAAAGCCAAtaaaacattgtctcaaagcagctttacaaagataatgtggtaataaaaagatgttctttatgtgtatgtttgtccctgatgagtgagccggtggcgactgtggcagggaaaaactccccgagatggcatgaggaagaaaccttgagaggaaccagactcaagagcgAACCCGTTCTCGTCTGGGTGGCagcgaatgtccatttattacagataaacaatgtagaggtgtgcagtgatggtgatcagaagccaACTGTAGTCTtgtgtcagtgtagcagactgtggacattaactacagtccaaatccatccataaaagataaataaaaaaaagaaaaagtgcttttgtttctgctgaactgaGATTACAGATCATAAGTAATGAGTGAAGCGATATCATCCAGAAACACAAACGGGCAAAAATAACTTTGGAAACATGAAAAATGCCATTGTTTTTCACTTACTGAAAGTTTGGTGCCTCGCTTTCTGCTGCCTTCACTCCACGTGCAACTGCATGCGCACGTCTGAATATAGCAACAGTGAGCATAGTAACTGTAGAAACAACCAGTAGCGCCGTAGGACCCAAATGGCTCTACTGAGTTTACCCTAATGTGCCTTATatacatttgattttattagaaaatagcGAGAAGGATTGTCCATATACAGTATGAAGCTGACTTTTTATTACATTCCAAAAATAGAACTGACTCTCCATCATGTTCTGGGACTAAAACAGATTTTTCATCACATCCTGACACTAAAACAGACTCTTCATCACACTCTGACACTAAAACTAACTCTTCATCACACCCTGACACTAAAACTAACTCTTCATCACACCCTGACACTAAAACAGACTCTTCATCACACTCTGACACTAAAACTAACTCTTCATCACACCCTGACACTAAAACTAACTCTTCATCACACCCTGACACTAAAACTAACTCTTCATCACACCCTGACACTAAAACAGACTCTTCATCACACCCTGACACTAAAACAGACTCTTCATCACACCCTGACACTAAAACAGACTCTTCATCACACCCTGACACTAAAACAGACTCTTCATCACACCCTGACACTAAAACAGACTCTTCATCACACCCTGACACTAAAACTAACTCTTCATCACACCCTGACACTAAAACTAACTCTTCATCACACCCTGACACTAAAACTAACTCTTCATCACACCCTGACACTAAAACTgactcatcaccacatcctgaCACTAAAACTgactcatcaccacatcctgaCACATCACATCCTGACACTAAAACTGACTCTTCCTCACGTCCTGACACTAAAACTGACTCATCATCATGTCCTGACAATAAAACTGATTCTTCCTCACGTCCTGACACTAAAACAGACTCTTCCACACGTCCTGACACTAAAACTGACTCTTCGTCACGTCCTGACACTAAAACTGACTCATCACAAaagtaattatataaattaaaatttgcATAATTTATAACAAAGGTGAAATAATGCATaatgagtcaagtcaagaagcttttattgtcatttcaaccatatatagctgaggcagtacacagtgaaatgaaaacaacgttcctcctgaaccctggtgctacataaaacaacatagagctacatcacagaaaacacagggctgaTGACTAGTACTggaagtgtcctcgccacataaagtgcatcgtgtgcaacctggtgcaaacagtgcaaagacaacacaagacactaCAAGACAACACAGAAGAGTGCAatacaatacaggacagtgcaagacaaaacaaACGTCATAActaaatcatatatttatatatgtgctGTATAgattaaaagtgtttattatttggTCATCTGCTATGACTAATTTTCTTGGTCACTTTACACAGAGCTGAAAGGAAGGGTTTTGAACGCAACCTTGATATACCGGCGGTGATTACTGCCCCCTGTTGGTCATTTGAACAAACAATATTCATCTCGACACAATAAGAAATTGAAATAAagtttatgaaataaaaatggtgactattgtgtttataaaaaagatAATTGTGCATGcgtatttacaaattaatttattctattgtatatttttttgttaaaaaaagataCTTGGATACTTAGGAAATAGGAATTGTAGGATAAATTGTTAAATACGTTTACTTTAATCCGATAACGATGTAACAGATACGGGTTTCGATTGTTTCCAACATAAACCAAATGATATAATGTACACTTGTAAAGGTTGTGTTTAAAAAGttatagtaattataataaaaatttaatataaagataaaggtaagataaaggtatatcttattgCGCCGTCATTACTTAGTGTGACCGCGTGGTGGCAGTACATATATCTGTGAAGACAACGGAAAAAATACGAAGAAGAAACAAAAgctgcagaagaagaaaaacaaacaaaaacggaTTTGTTTTCATCTGAGTTTTTCCTCAATTTTCTCACATACACAGAGACGTGTACAGTTGCTGTAAAATCTTGTACACGGCTCTCGGGATGGATGTCGGAGCTCCACAGGAAACCCAGGCGGTCATATCGAGCACAACAGGCGCCCAAGTGAACAGCGCCGAGGTGGAAAGTGTTGCTAAGTCGTGGATGATTGACTTCAGCTTCCTGTCGTTGTGTTGCTCCTACAGAGAGCAAAACGCCGAGAAGTTCAGCAagactttaaaaatgtttgaaggTAAAACTCGTGGCATCTGACGGTCCACTGCTTTACAAGACGCAACTTTTGCTCTCATATTTTCCAGGTTCCTCTTCCATATCATTTGTGGATTTGTACGAACTCCTGACCAATAGCATcgcagggggcggggcttacgGCTGCGTGCGCGGGAAAAATTAACAATTCAATACGCGTCCTCCAATTTAACCATAGAACATAAAACTCATGAATAATG
This sequence is a window from Silurus meridionalis isolate SWU-2019-XX chromosome 21, ASM1480568v1, whole genome shotgun sequence. Protein-coding genes within it:
- the LOC124403650 gene encoding clumping factor B-like, whose amino-acid sequence is MKVTTLDKVHIKHQNEEKLNCGMVVVARTDSPSCSGTKTDFSSHPDTKTDSSSHSDTKTNSSSHPDTKTNSSSHPDTKTDSSSHSDTKTNSSSHPDTKTNSSSHPDTKTNSSSHPDTKTDSSSHPDTKTDSSSHPDTKTDSSSHPDTKTDSSSHPDTKTDSSSHPDTKTNSSSHPDTKTNSSSHPDTKTNSSSHPDTKTDSSPHPDTKTDSSPHPDTSHPDTKTDSSSRPDTKTDSSSCPDNKTDSSSRPDTKTDSSTRPDTKTDSSSRPDTKTDSSQK